The genomic DNA TCGCGCTGCTGCACTGGTTCGGCCGCCTACGGATCCGCTGGGAGATCCGCGACGACATCCACGAGGCGTTCCTCAAGCTCGCATGCTCGCTGATCTGCTGGCGCCGCCTCCGAGCCGCATTCCGTTAGGAGCTCTAAGCCAGCTGACGCCGGGCCTGGAGCCGGGTGCTCCAACCGCGGCCCCAGGGCCGGTACCAGCGAGCAAGGGATCCCAGCTGCCACATCTATCTTACGGAGAGCTCCTCCGGCTTGGTGAAGCCGGTGCTCAAGTCCCTCGTCACCGGGCCCGTCGATGCCGCCGGACCCGGTGACAACGCCCTTCGGATCATGAACAACAAGGGGGGAAGTCATGATGGCCCCGAAGCCGGAGGACCCATTGCGGAGCCATGAAGAAGGTAACGGGGGGCGTCACGAGCTTCGCGAGATGCGGCCGCTGTCCGACTGAGCTGGCTTCGCGAGGTGGCCTGCAACTGCTGGCGTCAGAAACGTGGCTTCGGGAGCTTGGTTCACTGGGTGACGAGGCGGAATGGGTGGTCCGGGTCGCGGGGACAGACGGCGATGATCAGGCGGCCTCGGCCCGGTGAGACGCCCGTCGGTACGTTGGCCCCCATGACCCGGATGTCCTGCCGGTCCTCGTTGGGGATCCAGCTGGTGGTGGCAGAGTCCCACTCGCGCTGGTCCGCGGTGAGTAGCGGGGTGAGCACTGTGTCGCAGAGGGCGCAGGCCAGGCGAGTGGGTCCGGTGAGGTTCCAGGCGATGTAGCCGCCGACTTTCCAGCCGGGGGCCGTGGACAGGTCGTAGATGTACTGTTCGTCCGCTTCCTCGCTCTCCTCCTGGTCTTGGTCGTAATTCTCGTTCGGTGGACTGGCCCACGCCTCGATGCGCTCCTGCACGTCCTCAGGGAGCTCTTCGAGCCAGGGATGCTCGATGACTTCTTCGGGGTGCAGGACGCAGGGCGAGGGGACGAGTTCGGGGCGGCCGACGACCTCGGCAACCGGTTGCTCGGTCAGCGGAAATTTGATGTCCCGCGAGTGCCGCCACCTCAGTTCGACGTGCATCTCGTGGCGGGTCTCGCCGTGCCGTTCGAAGGGGCACCAGAACACCTGGAGCAGATCTGCTGCCCCGTTGTCGGGCAGTGCGGGCACGTCCCGCCGATACAGCTGGGCCACGCCGATCAGGGGGATGGGGTCGGTGTCCGCCAGGTGCGGTGCGTGTCGGCCGCGCTTGAAGGGGGAGAGCTCATCAGCCTCTTCGGCGTTCGGGCCGGAGCGCGGATCGCGCCGCCAGGCCTGTTCCAGGATCTCCCGCTCGCGCAGCACATCAGCGTAGCGGTGTCCGCTGCTGCGCTTGTGCGCGAGGGTGCAGGAGGGCCAGGGCTCGTCGGCAGGCCACAACATCGGTCCGCCGACAGAGCTGTCCTGGACCGTAGGTGTGCCGCGACGCGGGTGCAGCCGGGTCGCCGTGCGGCGCAGCCCGGTCAGTTCGGGGAAGACTGCTTCCACGTCGACGGGGCGGGGCGGAGTGGTACGGGACATGAGCCGAGGCTTCCGTAGGTCGGTTCGGATTCGGAATAGCGGAGCTGGGGGCCGGCAAAAACTTAACCCAGTCGGGGCTCCTTCCCGGCTTGTCACGGTTTCCATCCGGGTATGGCGGTGCGAACCCCGGCGGCGGGGTTGTCGAGCCAGCCGGTCAGTTCGAAGCCCCGATTGCCGTAGGCGGTGTACTCCAGACGGATGGGGATCGGGTTCGTTCCCTCGTAGATCGGCGTGATGTCGTACTGGACGATCTCACCTCGTTTCGCCGCCTCGTAGATTGGCGCCTCGATCATGTCTCGCTGGTACGGCGAGTTGGTGGGGTTGTTGGTCTGGGTCACCAGGTTGTGCCGGGCATTGTGGTGGGTACCTGCGCCGCCGAGACGGTTGGCCAGCAGGTGGCCGCGGGCCTCGTTGAACGCGTTACCGTTGCCGCGCCAGCCGGGCGGCCGGGTGCCGCCGGCCTCGGATCCTGTATCGAGCATCTCGGGACGTATGCAGGCGGAGACGCCGGTGGGGCGGCCGAGGTGGTCATGCGGTTTGTAGCGGATGCTGCCACCGCGTCCGCCTGCTCCGTCGGTCCAGGTGTAGTGCTCCTTGCGGCATGGGGCCAGACCGATGGGGTCGTACAGGTCCAGTGGGTTGTCGACGTAGGCGACCGGGTTGGGC from Azospirillaceae bacterium includes the following:
- a CDS encoding IS5/IS1182 family transposase → ALLHWFGRLRIRWEIRDDIHEAFLKLACSLICWRRLRAAFR
- a CDS encoding DNA/RNA non-specific endonuclease — its product is MPAPNPVAYVDNPLDLYDPIGLAPCRKEHYTWTDGAGGRGGSIRYKPHDHLGRPTGVSACIRPEMLDTGSEAGGTRPPGWRGNGNAFNEARGHLLANRLGGAGTHHNARHNLVTQTNNPTNSPYQRDMIEAPIYEAAKRGEIVQYDITPIYEGTNPIPIRLEYTAYGNRGFELTGWLDNPAAGVRTAIPGWKP